In Streptomyces nodosus, one DNA window encodes the following:
- a CDS encoding SpoIIE family protein phosphatase has translation MAELRKAGIPPHLAAVLRDPSRLAAVEAVRAVDELTEDAFARSVRLAARLLDTGTALISLAGADRQFIWGGTGRAVPLHGEQELLDRGFCAEVVTSGRPLVIDDIQDDSAHRADPAFAATGLRACLGVPLFLEELPIGALCVIDTRPRQWNTEQRRALEQLGASVMSEIQLRLDAAEHGRLYEQAAAAAVVERRRSRQLQDLAQAGMRINAAPSLERALQTVTDEARALVGAHQSVTSMTTNLRWAQAINAVSLSDKYADYRSFTVPPDGAGIYVLVCRDNRPMRLTQAELEAHPAWRGFGPYAAEHPPMRGWLAVPLIGSDGRNLGLVQLSDKEDGSEFTADDQAILVQLAQLASASIEKAAALENQYEIARTLQSSLLPQRLPEHSALSAASRYLPAAPRAGVGGDWFDVIGLSGARVALVVGDVVGHGIHAAAAMGRLRTAVRTLADVDLTPEELLTRLDDLVSRLSAESGGGEAAGLGAADVGTTCLYAVYDPVAGRCSLACAGHPAPVIVSPDGSAGFLELPAGPPLGVGGVPFETTEVEVPEGSLIAFYTDGLVESRQRDLESGLEELRQALTEPCDSLETLCDYVLKRLLSEPPADDAALLLVRLHGLNQTRVATWDIAAEPAAVARIRAGTARRLEEWGLDEIGFVTELVVSELVTNAIRYGHPPIRLRLIYDRAVICEVSDASNTAPHLRRARIFDEGGRGLMLVAQLTQRWGTRHAREGKTIWCEQTLPTTGLLSGPEE, from the coding sequence ATGGCCGAGCTCCGTAAGGCGGGCATCCCGCCGCACCTTGCCGCGGTGCTGCGGGATCCCTCACGGCTGGCCGCGGTGGAGGCCGTCCGCGCGGTCGACGAGCTGACCGAGGACGCCTTCGCCCGATCCGTGCGGCTGGCCGCCCGGCTGCTGGACACCGGCACGGCGCTGATCAGCCTGGCCGGGGCGGATCGGCAGTTCATCTGGGGAGGCACCGGCAGAGCGGTGCCGCTCCACGGGGAGCAGGAACTTCTCGACCGGGGGTTCTGCGCCGAGGTGGTGACATCGGGCCGGCCGCTGGTCATCGACGACATCCAGGACGACTCCGCGCACCGGGCCGACCCCGCGTTCGCCGCCACCGGCCTGCGCGCCTGTCTGGGGGTGCCGCTCTTTCTGGAGGAGCTGCCGATCGGCGCCCTGTGCGTCATCGACACCAGGCCACGGCAGTGGAACACCGAGCAGCGGCGTGCCCTGGAGCAGCTCGGTGCCTCGGTGATGAGTGAGATCCAGCTGCGGCTGGACGCGGCCGAACACGGTCGGCTCTACGAGCAGGCCGCAGCGGCCGCGGTGGTCGAGCGCAGACGTTCCCGTCAGTTGCAGGACCTGGCCCAGGCCGGTATGCGGATCAATGCCGCGCCGTCGCTGGAACGTGCCCTTCAGACGGTCACCGACGAGGCCAGAGCGCTGGTGGGCGCGCATCAGTCGGTCACCAGTATGACCACGAACCTCCGCTGGGCCCAGGCGATCAATGCGGTCTCACTGTCGGACAAGTACGCCGACTACCGTTCCTTCACCGTCCCCCCGGACGGAGCAGGGATCTATGTCCTGGTCTGCAGAGACAACCGGCCGATGCGGCTGACCCAGGCCGAACTGGAAGCCCATCCGGCCTGGCGGGGCTTCGGTCCCTACGCCGCCGAGCATCCGCCGATGCGCGGTTGGCTGGCCGTCCCGCTGATCGGCTCCGACGGCCGCAACCTGGGGCTGGTGCAGCTCTCGGACAAGGAGGACGGCAGCGAGTTCACGGCCGACGACCAGGCGATCCTCGTCCAGCTGGCCCAGCTGGCCTCCGCGAGCATCGAGAAGGCCGCGGCGCTGGAGAACCAGTACGAGATCGCTCGCACCCTGCAGAGCAGTCTGCTGCCGCAGCGGCTGCCCGAGCACTCCGCGCTGTCGGCCGCCTCACGGTATCTGCCGGCGGCACCCCGCGCCGGGGTGGGCGGCGACTGGTTCGATGTGATCGGGCTGTCCGGGGCCCGGGTCGCGCTGGTGGTCGGAGACGTGGTCGGACACGGCATCCACGCGGCCGCCGCCATGGGCAGGCTGCGTACGGCCGTGCGCACCCTGGCCGATGTCGATCTCACCCCCGAGGAGCTGCTCACCCGGTTGGACGACCTGGTGAGCCGGCTCTCCGCGGAATCGGGTGGCGGCGAAGCCGCGGGTCTGGGCGCCGCCGACGTCGGAACCACCTGTCTGTACGCGGTGTACGACCCGGTGGCCGGACGCTGCTCCCTGGCCTGCGCCGGCCATCCGGCGCCCGTCATCGTCAGCCCGGACGGCAGCGCCGGTTTTCTCGAGCTGCCCGCCGGGCCGCCGCTCGGCGTCGGCGGAGTCCCGTTCGAGACGACGGAGGTGGAGGTGCCGGAGGGCAGCCTGATCGCCTTCTACACGGACGGACTGGTCGAGTCCAGACAGCGCGATCTGGAGTCGGGGCTGGAAGAACTGCGCCAGGCGCTGACCGAGCCGTGCGACTCCTTGGAGACGCTGTGTGACTATGTGCTCAAGAGGCTGCTGTCCGAGCCCCCGGCCGACGACGCCGCCCTGCTGCTGGTCCGGCTGCACGGCCTGAACCAGACACGGGTCGCCACCTGGGACATCGCCGCGGAACCGGCCGCGGTGGCCCGGATCCGCGCCGGGACCGCCCGCAGACTGGAGGAGTGGGGTCTCGACGAGATCGGCTTCGTGACCGAGCTGGTGGTGAGCGAGCTGGTCACCAACGCCATCCGGTACGGCCATCCGCCCATCCGGCTGCGGCTCATCTACGACCGGGCGGTCATCTGCGAGGTCTCCGACGCCAGCAACACCGCGCCGCATCTGCGCCGGGCCCGCATCTTCGACGAGGGCGGACGCGGTCTGATGCTGGTCGCCCAGCTCACCCAGCGCTGGGGCACCCGCCACGCCCGCGAGGGCAAGACCATCTGGTGCGAGCAGACCCTGCCCACGACGGGCCTGCTGTCCGGTCCGGAGGAGTAG
- a CDS encoding TrmH family RNA methyltransferase: MPSTPRVGSPKEISSPSNPHVKELAALRRRRNRQSSGVTLVEGYEELDLALRAGVRPRELYFCPALTDGTDPRDVVGRAAERGAALFSLSRQAFDKAAYREGPDGWLAVVPDIETDLSRIEVDDRALFLVCESVEKPGNLGSMLRTADAAGVTAVISANPVTDWGNPNVIRASKGTVFAVPIASAGSGDVLRWLAEHSVNVVATTPDTDVLMADVDMSGPTAILVGSEKYGLSEQWLAGSHTKAKIPMFGQVDSLNVAVSAALFTYEAVRQRMQR, translated from the coding sequence ATGCCGTCCACCCCGCGGGTTGGTTCGCCCAAGGAAATCTCCAGCCCGAGCAACCCTCATGTGAAGGAACTCGCCGCCCTCCGCCGCCGGCGGAACCGGCAGAGCTCCGGAGTGACCCTCGTGGAGGGTTATGAGGAACTGGACCTCGCCCTGCGGGCCGGTGTCCGCCCCCGCGAGCTGTACTTCTGCCCCGCGCTGACCGACGGGACCGACCCGCGGGACGTCGTGGGCCGTGCCGCCGAACGCGGCGCCGCCCTCTTCAGTCTCAGCCGCCAGGCCTTCGACAAGGCCGCGTACCGCGAGGGCCCGGACGGCTGGCTCGCCGTCGTGCCGGACATCGAGACCGACCTGTCCCGCATCGAGGTCGACGACCGGGCGCTCTTCCTGGTCTGCGAGAGCGTGGAGAAGCCCGGCAACCTGGGCTCGATGCTGCGCACCGCGGACGCCGCCGGAGTGACCGCCGTGATCTCCGCCAACCCGGTGACCGACTGGGGCAACCCCAATGTGATCCGCGCCAGCAAGGGCACGGTGTTCGCCGTCCCGATCGCCTCGGCCGGCTCCGGGGACGTCCTGCGCTGGCTGGCCGAGCACTCGGTGAACGTCGTCGCCACCACCCCCGACACGGACGTCCTGATGGCGGACGTCGACATGAGCGGTCCCACGGCCATCCTGGTCGGCAGCGAGAAGTACGGCCTCTCGGAGCAGTGGCTGGCGGGGAGCCACACCAAGGCGAAGATCCCGATGTTCGGCCAGGTCGACTCGCTCAATGTGGCGGTGTCGGCGGCGCTCTTCACCTACGAGGCCGTGCGCCAGCGCATGCAGCGCTGA
- a CDS encoding DUF2786 domain-containing protein: protein MSTTTTVDRAFGAALYDDTDTALDTGASLLAADPAADAELARRGEQFVAGAWRRGWQPADVVRLVRRELDDLHVRLVSALIVEEAGRRPSPGPRWAAQLQDLPAEPPRASDRFSYATAVLELYRLLLRLPALEPLESRDAPRPSAAPRQPESRMLTRVRALLAKAEATGYPEEAEALSAKAQELMARHSIDEALLAAGAPAGDAPGACRIGVDAPYETAKAVLLDAVATANRCRAVWHEPFGFSTVVGFEPDLAAVELLYTSLLVQATTAMTTAEAAQRKGGRKRTKTFRQSFLAAYAQRIGDRLRAAAEAQTADGGGDLLPVLAARDVAVADRTERMFPATVTTRLRGAGDAAGWEQGAAAADRARVAARPRLP, encoded by the coding sequence GTGAGTACGACGACCACGGTGGACCGCGCCTTCGGAGCCGCCCTCTATGACGACACCGACACGGCCCTCGACACGGGCGCCTCGCTGCTCGCCGCCGACCCCGCGGCCGACGCCGAACTCGCCCGGCGCGGCGAGCAGTTCGTCGCCGGGGCCTGGCGGCGCGGCTGGCAGCCCGCCGATGTGGTGCGCCTGGTACGCCGTGAACTGGACGACCTCCATGTGCGCCTGGTGTCGGCGCTGATCGTCGAGGAGGCGGGGCGGCGGCCGTCGCCCGGGCCGCGCTGGGCCGCCCAGCTCCAGGACCTCCCCGCGGAACCTCCGCGCGCCTCCGACCGTTTCTCGTACGCCACCGCCGTACTGGAGCTGTACCGCCTGCTGCTCCGTCTCCCCGCCCTCGAGCCCCTCGAGTCCCGCGACGCGCCCCGGCCGTCCGCCGCCCCGCGGCAGCCGGAGTCCCGCATGCTCACCCGGGTTCGCGCCCTGCTCGCCAAGGCGGAGGCGACCGGCTATCCGGAGGAGGCGGAGGCGCTGAGCGCCAAGGCGCAGGAGCTGATGGCGCGGCACAGTATCGACGAGGCGCTGCTGGCGGCCGGCGCGCCCGCCGGGGACGCGCCCGGCGCCTGCCGCATCGGAGTCGACGCGCCGTACGAGACGGCCAAGGCGGTGCTGCTGGACGCGGTGGCGACCGCGAACCGCTGCCGGGCCGTGTGGCACGAGCCCTTCGGCTTCTCCACGGTCGTCGGCTTCGAGCCCGATCTGGCGGCCGTCGAACTCCTGTACACCTCGCTGCTGGTGCAGGCCACCACCGCGATGACCACGGCGGAGGCGGCGCAGCGCAAGGGTGGCCGGAAGCGTACGAAGACGTTCCGGCAGTCCTTCCTGGCGGCGTATGCGCAGCGCATCGGCGACCGGCTCCGGGCGGCCGCCGAGGCGCAGACGGCGGACGGCGGGGGAGATCTGCTGCCGGTGCTCGCGGCCCGGGACGTGGCCGTCGCGGACCGTACGGAGCGGATGTTCCCGGCCACGGTCACCACCCGGCTGCGCGGGGCGGGCGACGCGGCCGGATGGGAGCAGGGGGCCGCGGCCGCCGACCGGGCCAGGGTCGCGGCACGGCCCCGGCTCCCCTGA
- a CDS encoding bifunctional 3'-5' exonuclease/DNA polymerase: MTGRWALAPAGDGGAEVAALGPDGLLAGPVTEEGDLAAAVRARPGVTRWVWRSTADVQPRLLAAGVRVDRCYDVEAAETLLLGHEGRLGEPRSAAAALARLRGGPVPPDPPVRSAEPGSQSSLFEPTPAHVPLGDLVEVYAEQQRRHGATAHPERMRLLTAAESAGMLVASEMNRIGLPWRADVHRTVLHELLGERYAGGGEPRRLAELADEVSAAFGHRVRPDLPADVVKAFARAGIKVRSTRRWEIESIDHPAVKPLLEYKKLYRIRVAHGWSWLQNWVRDGRFRPEYLPGGTVTGRWVTNGGGALQIPKVIRRAVVADPGWRLVVADAAQMEPRVLAAISRDPAFMEVAGRAADLYQSVSDRAFSGDRDQAKLAVLGAIYGQTSGDGLKNLAALRRRFPRAVAYVDDAARAGEEGRLVRTWLGRTSPPAAGASQDAAEEAGIPQEDGPAGPDGEAQQWTPGYASSDSRARGRFARNFVVQGSAADWALLLLAALRRACAGLAAELVFFQHDEVIVHCPAEEADTVVRAIQQASDLAMRLTFGETPVRIPFTTAVVECYADAK, from the coding sequence ATGACCGGGCGCTGGGCTCTCGCTCCGGCCGGGGACGGCGGCGCCGAAGTCGCCGCCCTCGGCCCGGACGGGCTGCTCGCCGGGCCCGTGACCGAGGAGGGGGATCTCGCCGCGGCCGTGCGGGCGCGGCCCGGGGTCACCCGATGGGTGTGGCGGTCCACCGCCGACGTCCAGCCGCGTCTGCTCGCCGCGGGGGTGCGAGTCGACCGGTGCTATGACGTCGAGGCCGCCGAGACCCTCCTCCTCGGCCACGAGGGACGCCTCGGCGAGCCCCGGTCGGCCGCCGCCGCACTGGCCCGGCTGCGCGGCGGCCCCGTACCGCCCGATCCCCCGGTGCGCTCCGCCGAGCCCGGTTCCCAGTCCTCCCTCTTCGAGCCGACCCCCGCCCATGTCCCTCTCGGGGACCTCGTCGAGGTGTATGCGGAGCAGCAGCGCCGGCACGGGGCCACCGCCCATCCGGAGCGCATGCGGCTGCTCACCGCCGCGGAGTCGGCCGGAATGCTGGTGGCCTCCGAGATGAACCGGATCGGGCTCCCGTGGCGCGCCGACGTCCACCGCACGGTCCTGCACGAACTGCTCGGCGAGCGGTACGCGGGCGGCGGGGAGCCCCGGCGGCTGGCCGAGCTGGCGGACGAGGTGTCGGCCGCCTTCGGCCATCGGGTCCGCCCGGATCTGCCCGCCGATGTGGTCAAGGCATTCGCCCGGGCCGGGATCAAGGTGCGCTCCACCCGCCGCTGGGAGATCGAGTCCATCGACCACCCCGCGGTGAAGCCCCTGCTGGAGTACAAGAAGCTGTATCGCATCCGGGTCGCCCACGGCTGGTCCTGGCTCCAGAACTGGGTGCGCGACGGCCGCTTCCGGCCCGAGTATCTGCCGGGCGGCACGGTCACCGGCCGCTGGGTCACCAATGGCGGCGGAGCCCTGCAGATCCCCAAGGTCATCCGGCGCGCCGTGGTCGCCGACCCCGGCTGGCGGCTGGTCGTGGCCGACGCGGCCCAGATGGAACCCCGCGTCCTGGCGGCGATCTCCCGCGACCCGGCGTTCATGGAGGTCGCCGGGCGTGCGGCCGACCTCTATCAGTCGGTGTCGGACCGCGCCTTCTCCGGAGACCGCGACCAGGCCAAGCTCGCCGTGCTCGGCGCGATCTACGGCCAGACCTCCGGCGACGGTCTGAAGAACCTCGCCGCGCTGCGCCGCCGCTTCCCCCGGGCGGTCGCCTACGTCGACGACGCGGCCCGCGCCGGCGAGGAGGGACGGCTGGTGCGGACCTGGCTCGGGCGTACGTCCCCGCCGGCGGCCGGGGCGTCTCAGGACGCGGCGGAGGAGGCGGGCATTCCGCAGGAGGACGGCCCGGCGGGTCCGGACGGGGAGGCACAGCAGTGGACACCCGGCTATGCCTCCTCGGACTCCCGCGCCCGAGGCCGCTTCGCACGCAACTTCGTCGTCCAGGGCAGCGCCGCCGACTGGGCCCTGCTGCTGCTCGCCGCGCTGCGCCGCGCCTGTGCGGGCCTCGCCGCCGAGCTGGTCTTCTTCCAGCACGACGAGGTGATCGTGCACTGCCCGGCCGAGGAGGCGGACACGGTGGTCCGGGCGATCCAGCAGGCCTCGGACCTGGCGATGCGGCTGACCTTCGGCGAGACACCGGTGCGGATCCCCTTCACCACGGCGGTGGTGGAGTGCTATGCGGACGCCAAGTGA
- a CDS encoding Clp protease N-terminal domain-containing protein, which translates to MTSKPDTTVKLRLDDLIEAIKTVHTDALEQLQDAVLAAEHLGDVADHLIGHFVDQARRSGASWTDIGKSMGVTRQAAQKRFVPKESADLDPSQGFSRYTPRARDAVMAAHNASKAAGNAETVPEHLVLGLLTEPEGLAAKAVLAQGVSLETVREAATAALPPRAEDVPELVPYSPAAKKALELTFREALRLGHNYVGTEHMLLALLELENGEGLLTGLGIQKTRTEEYVENALAEIRRDHEQEG; encoded by the coding sequence ATGACGTCGAAGCCCGACACCACAGTGAAACTGCGTCTCGACGACCTCATCGAGGCCATCAAGACGGTCCATACCGACGCACTCGAACAGCTCCAGGACGCGGTGCTCGCCGCGGAGCACCTGGGCGATGTGGCCGACCATCTGATCGGCCACTTCGTGGACCAGGCCCGGCGTTCGGGGGCGTCCTGGACCGACATCGGCAAGAGCATGGGGGTGACCCGGCAGGCGGCCCAGAAGCGCTTCGTGCCGAAGGAGTCCGCCGACCTCGACCCCAGCCAGGGGTTCAGCCGCTACACCCCTCGCGCCCGCGACGCGGTCATGGCCGCGCACAACGCGTCCAAGGCAGCGGGCAATGCCGAAACCGTCCCCGAGCACCTCGTCCTGGGCCTGCTCACCGAGCCGGAGGGGCTCGCCGCCAAGGCGGTCCTCGCCCAGGGAGTCTCCCTCGAGACCGTCCGCGAGGCGGCGACCGCGGCACTCCCGCCCCGCGCCGAGGACGTCCCGGAACTCGTTCCGTACTCCCCCGCCGCCAAGAAGGCCCTCGAGCTCACCTTCAGGGAGGCGCTGCGTCTGGGGCACAACTACGTCGGTACCGAGCACATGCTCCTCGCGCTCCTCGAACTGGAGAACGGCGAGGGCCTGTTGACCGGTCTCGGCATCCAGAAGACGAGGACCGAGGAGTATGTCGAGAATGCCCTGGCGGAGATCCGCAGGGACCATGAGCAGGAGGGCTGA
- a CDS encoding glycosyltransferase family 2 protein, translating into MSQTEREPGPRIAVAVVTMGNRPAEVDALLASVAKQDLAAARIVVVGNGCPLPEFAERLGLPGEVTCIEEDENLGCPGGRNVALARLREFGDVDVVVELDDDGLLVDADVLRRVRDLYAADPRLGIVGFRIADEHGETQRRHVPRVGSADPMRGGPVTGFLGGGHALSMAMLAETGDWPGEFFFAHEETDLAWRAADAGWTVLYAPELLLQHPKTSPARHAIYHRVTARNRVWLVRRRLPLLLIPVHLGVWIAVTLLRTRSAGGLRAWFGGFLEGMRTSGGERRPMRWRTVWRLTRLGRPPVV; encoded by the coding sequence GTGTCGCAGACAGAGCGGGAGCCGGGGCCCCGCATCGCCGTCGCGGTCGTGACGATGGGCAATCGGCCCGCCGAGGTCGACGCCCTGCTCGCGTCCGTCGCCAAGCAGGACCTCGCCGCGGCCCGCATCGTCGTCGTCGGCAACGGCTGCCCCCTGCCGGAGTTCGCCGAGCGTCTCGGGCTGCCCGGCGAGGTCACCTGTATCGAGGAGGACGAGAACCTCGGCTGCCCGGGCGGGCGCAATGTGGCCCTCGCCAGGCTGCGGGAGTTCGGGGACGTCGATGTGGTGGTCGAACTCGACGACGACGGGCTGCTGGTGGACGCCGATGTGCTGCGACGGGTACGGGATCTGTATGCCGCCGATCCGCGGCTCGGCATCGTCGGCTTCCGTATCGCCGACGAGCACGGGGAGACCCAGCGGCGGCATGTGCCGAGGGTCGGGTCCGCCGACCCGATGCGCGGGGGACCGGTGACCGGCTTCCTCGGCGGTGGGCACGCGCTGTCCATGGCGATGCTCGCGGAGACCGGAGACTGGCCCGGGGAGTTCTTCTTCGCGCACGAGGAGACGGACCTCGCCTGGCGGGCCGCCGACGCCGGCTGGACCGTCCTGTATGCGCCGGAGCTGCTGCTCCAGCATCCGAAGACCTCGCCCGCACGGCATGCCATCTACCACCGGGTGACGGCGCGGAACCGCGTCTGGCTGGTGCGGCGGCGCCTGCCGCTGCTGCTCATCCCCGTCCATCTGGGGGTGTGGATCGCCGTCACCCTGCTGAGGACCCGTTCGGCCGGCGGGCTCAGGGCCTGGTTCGGCGGGTTCCTGGAGGGGATGCGGACCTCGGGCGGCGAGCGGCGGCCCATGCGGTGGCGCACGGTGTGGCGGCTCACCCGGCTCGGCCGGCCGCCCGTCGTCTGA
- a CDS encoding DUF4232 domain-containing protein produces the protein MRTLHAPLALTALVAALTLTACGGGSGSDNGKDTAGCRLAVEVGPGNAATSAGDTGNVPVTLTNRVDAPCTLDGFPGIELKDGDSSWSVAHAEGAKPAKVTLQKGEAATFTITYVRGDGGSLSAPVKNLEITVPGPDEAGSHPWSYGDVALKSREAPDASVGAIQIAGD, from the coding sequence ATGCGCACGCTTCATGCCCCGCTCGCCCTGACCGCCCTCGTCGCGGCCCTCACCCTGACCGCCTGCGGTGGCGGGAGCGGGAGCGACAACGGCAAGGACACCGCCGGCTGCCGTCTCGCCGTCGAGGTCGGCCCCGGCAACGCCGCCACCAGCGCCGGCGACACCGGCAATGTCCCGGTCACCCTCACCAACCGCGTCGACGCGCCCTGCACCCTCGACGGGTTCCCCGGCATCGAACTGAAGGACGGGGACTCCTCCTGGTCCGTCGCCCACGCGGAGGGCGCCAAGCCGGCGAAGGTGACGCTCCAGAAGGGCGAGGCGGCGACCTTCACGATCACCTATGTCCGCGGGGACGGCGGCTCGCTCAGCGCCCCGGTGAAAAACCTGGAGATCACCGTGCCGGGGCCCGACGAGGCCGGAAGCCACCCGTGGTCGTACGGCGATGTGGCGCTGAAGAGCCGGGAGGCCCCGGACGCCTCGGTGGGCGCCATCCAGATCGCGGGCGACTGA